AACTCATTTTGCCACTTTAGATATTCGCCAAGATCATAGCATGCACATTAGGGTGATTACTGAGGTGTTAAAGAAACATGGTTTAATTAATGTTGATTTATCTGAACTAAGTAAGGAAGCGCTAACAGATATTTTACTGCATCAAAAAATAAGTCTTTCTGCAGACGATTTCGATGATGAGATTACGAAAGACACTATTAAAAATATAGCACAACTGAAGTCCATTCAAGAAAAAAATGGCGAAGAAGGCTGCAACCGCTATATTATAAGTAATTCTGAGGATGTTTTTTCGGTTTTATTTGTTTTTGCTTTATTCAAATGGACTGGTTGGAAATCTGATGAAATTACGTTTGACATTGTTCCACTTTTTGAAACTATGATAGGTATGGAAAGTGCAGCGCATACCATGCAACAACTCTTTGATATGCCCGCCTACAGGTCTCATGTTGCCCAAAGAAATACAAAGCAAACTATAATGCTTGGCTTTTCCGACGGTACTAAAGATGGGGGGTATTTAAAAGCCAATTGGTCTATTTTAAAAACAAAAGAAAGTTTATCTAAAGTTTGTTTAAATAACGGTGTTAAAGCCATCTTTTTTGATGGTCGTGGTGGACCACCAGCTCGTGGTGGAGGTAAAACGCACCGATTTTATGCCTCACAAACCAAAGAAATCGCAAATAACGAAATTCAATTAACCATTCAGGGTCAAACTATTACGAGTACTTACGGGACCAAAGAACAGTTTATCTATAATTGTGAGCAGTTGCTTACTGCGGGTTTGTCCAATGACTTTTTTGAAGAAGAAAATATCATTACACCCAAAGAACGAAGTTTAATTGAAAAACTTTCTGATCTTAGTTTTGAAAAATATGATGATTTAAAACATCACTATAAATTTATGCCTTACCTAGAAAACATGAGTACGCTTAAGTACTATACCAAGGCAAATATCGGAAGTCGTCCAGGTAAAAGGGGCAACAAGGCAAAATTAGAACTTTCAGATCTAAGGGCTATTTCGTTCGTGGGTTCCTGGAGTCAATTAAAACAAAATGTGCCGGGTTATTTTGGTTTGGGCACAGCCATAAAAACTTTAAAAGATCAAGGGGAAATAGAAGCAATAAAATCTTTATATAAAAAAGTACCTTACTTTAGAACTTTAATGTCGAATAGTATGATGTCTTTATCAAAGTGTTATTTTGAACTGACCAGTTATATGAAAGATGATAAAGAATATGGTGCTTTTTGGACCATTCTTCATAATGAATATCAATTATCTAAAGAAATGTTGTTGCTTATTTCAGATATGAATATTTTAATGGAAAAAGAGGCCATTTCTCGCGAATCTATAAAGATTAGAGAGAACATTGTACTGCCATTATTAGTAATTCAACAATATGCACTCCAAAAAATAGGGGAGGACTCTTCTTTTAAAGAATTGTATGAAAAAATTGTAACACGGTCGCTGTATGGTAATATTAATGCCAGCCGAAACTCAGCTTAAAATCGTTCGTACTATAGTATAAAATTAAACCTGTAAGGTCTGCAAGAACTTACAGGTTTTTTATTCCTATTAGCACTAAAGATTTTAATACATTTGAGTATGTTCTATTATTTAACGATTGCACTTCAGGCGTACTGCGTTTATCATTGTTTTACAAACCGTAATTCCTATTACTGGCTTTTTGCTATTATTTTCTTACCTATTGTTGGTTCTTTGCTTTATATTTTTATGAATATTGCCAATAAACAAGAAATAAATAAGGTTCAGGGCGATATTGTATCAGCGATTAATCCAACTAAGAAAATTACAGATTTAGAAAAAAAGTTTGAATTTTCTGATACATTCCAAAATCAGGTCGCTTTGGCCGATGCGTATTTAGAAGCTAAAATGTTTGATAAAGCAATTCTTAATTTTGAAGAATCTTTAAAAGATGTGTTTGTAAATGATCACTACGCCATGACAAGATTATTAGAGGCGTATTATTATTCATCACAATCAGATAGGGCATTAGAAATAGCAGAACGATTAAAAGACGAGATAAAATTTAAAAAAACCAAGGCTTCTTTTTTATATGCTTTAGCATTAGAGAAAGAGGGAAATATAGATAAAGCGGAGGAGTTTCTTGCTTATTTTGATGCACCCTATAGCTATTATGAAGAGCGTTTTGAGTTGGCTAAATTTTATATTAGAAATGGTAATTTAAAAAAAGCTAGAACACTTTTGGAAGAATTGGTCACAGAGTCAGAACGCATGACAAAAACAAGTTACCGACAAAATTCAGGTACGTTAAAGCAAATAAAAGAGCTTCAAAAAACCAATCTGTAACATCATATTCTGAAAAAGATATTCCAACATACACATCCTTACGAGCCTTTTTTATTTAAAGAAGCAACAAAACTTATTGTTGGTACATTACCTCCACCAAGATTTACAACAGGCATTTTAAAAGAAGGCGACGTTAATTTTTGTTATGGAAGTAAAGACGGACAACTTTGGCCTATTTTAGACAAAATTTTTAATCTAAAATTAGCGTATGAAACTACAGATAGGGCCATAGTACAGCGAAAAAAATTTTTAACAGAACAAAAGATTGCTGTCTGTGATATTGTCTCTTTTGCAGAACGTTCAAAGATTGATGCATCGGACTTAGGAATGCAAAACGTGGTTTTAAGGGACGTCATTGCCTATTTAAAAATATATAAAAATGTGGACACCTTACTTTTTACAGGTGGCAATAGTAAAAATGGGCCTGAGTATTTCTTCCGAAGGCACATAAAAGACTACCATCTAAAATTAAGTGTAATTTCTAGTGATGTACCTAGAATACATTCTTTTGAATTAGACGATAGAATCATAAAAACGGTATCCTTGACAGCGCCTTCTGGAGCAGCAAATAGAGCTGTTGGTGGTTTAGAAGCTTACAAAATAATGAGAGACAAAAACCCGAAAATCAACACTATTGATTTTCGGGTTTTGCAATATGCTCCGTTTTTTAAAAATTAGATTACTCCTTGTTTTGTTGCTTTTTTATGGTGTCTTTTTCAATATCAAACTTGTTCGTGTCTATATCGGTATTCCCCGTAGGGTTGGTAGGATTTGTTTGTTGTGTTTTTCTTCTTAACTTTTTGTCTTCAAATATTCCCATGATTTATATGTTTTTTGGTTCACTCTTAAGATAAGAGTAAACACTTAAAAAAACAGTTAAAGGTCTTATAAAGCTTTGTTAGTAAACGTTAAAGCGCTAGGTATTTTATGGGTAAAGCACATAGAAACAAGCTTACTCCTTATCTTTTTTTGGTTTTTACGAGTTGTAAGAGGCTTAGCCGAATTAATAAAAGAAACGGAAATCCATGCATGAGCACATCAAACCAATCTTGTATTTTCATACCCGTTGCGCCGCCAGCGATCCATTTTAATTTCCCCCATAAATGAGGTTCAGGAAAAAAGGGCGCTAAACCAAGTGTTAGGCATAGTAATGCAATGAGCTTCCAGTTATTTAAAAATTCTTTCATTGTTTGAAACTAAAGAGTGTACCAACTAATATAATGAAATATAAGTAAAAGTAGGAATGCATTAATTTAAATTTGTGTAATCCTTATCGCGTTCTAAATTTGTAGCTTTTTAAGCTATCTTTAGCTTAATTTAATACTTATACTATGTTAAACATATCGGTTAGAAATTTTTTTCAAAGAAATATAGGTTATAACCGTTTGATGTTTGTTGTGCTATTTGTATTGTTTTTGTCATGCTCCCAGGATACTTCCAATGAAGAACAGTCGATTGATTCCCAGGGTCAGGATTTGTCTAAATATCTAACGAACAGGGGCGTAATGATGCAGGCATTTTATTGGGATGTTGAACCGCGTTTTGAATGGTGGAATACATTGGCTGGCAAAACGGAAAATTGGTCAAAAATCGGGGTTGATAAGTTGTGGTTGCCTCCAGTTTCCAAAGGGCAGTCTGGCGGGTTTTCTATGGGTTATGATCCTTCAGATTATTTTGATTTAGGAGAATTTAATCAACATGGCACTGTTAAAACAAGATTTGGTTCTAAAGATGATCTTTTAAAGCTTATAACATCTGCTCATTTAAACAAGATTGATGTCATAGCAGATATCGTGATGGGACACAATAGTGGAGGTGGATTGGAGTTCAATAGCTATAGAAATAAACAAACATTTACATTGTTCAATTCTCTCAATGGTAATGCGTCTGGTTTATTTAATAGAAGCTTCGAAGACTTTCATCCAAATAGTATTCATGCTTCAGATGAACAAGCTTTATTTTTTGCAGAACAAGATCTCTGTCACCTTCAAGAGAACGTACAAAATTGGTTTTGGAAAAATGATAATTCAGTAGCAAAATATTATAAAAATACAATAGGATTTGATGGTTGGCGTTTTGATTATGTTAAAAGTTTTAGTCCTCAATTTGTAAAAGCTTGGATCACTGAGGTTGGAGGTTGGACGGTTGGAGAATTTTTTGATGGCAATGCAGATTTAGTTCGTCAGTGGGTTGCAAACTCAGGAGCTAAGGCTTTTGATTTTCCAAATCTTTTTCAAATGAGAGATGCATTTGAGCAAAATAATTTGCGAATTTTACAAACTGGTGATATGCTTTGGAAGACCAATCCAGATGATGCAGTAACTTTTGTAGCTAATCACGATACCGATCGTGAATCAATAATTCCGAATAACAAAAAGCTTTTGGCATACGCGTTTATATTAACTCATCCTGGTTATCCATGTATTTTTTACGCTGATTATGAAAATCTAGCCTTTAAGTCTAAATTAGAAGATTTAATTTTAATCAATAGAACCATTGCAGTCGGAGACTTAAAGGTGCTTTATGCCGACTCCGACGAATATATAGCAGAAAGAAAAGGCGTAGGAAGTAATCCAGGAATAGTTGTTTATATCAATAGAAATACCACTGAAATGTCTCGAGAAATTAAAACTAGTTGGATTTCTAAAGATTTACATGATTATACTAAAAATATCAAAAGCGGCCTTTCAACAAATGCGGAGGGCTCAGCAAAATTAAAAGTTCCCGCTAATGGTTATGCGGTGTGGTCTATTAAATAAATGCCCCTAGACCTTAAATAATTATGAAGCAATTATTTTAATGCTTTTATAAATTTAGAAATTGAAATTACACCATTTTCCGTTAAATTTTTAATAAACGCTGATCCAATAATGGCGCCTTTAGCATAGGTTGTAGCTTGGTTAAAAGTAGCAGCATCTTTAATTCCAAAACCAACAATTTGTGGATTTTTTAAATTCATAGCGGCGATACGTTTAAAGTATTTGGTTTGTTCGTCGCCGAAACCAGCCTTGGAACCTGTAACACTGGCGGAACTTACCATGTAAATAAAAGCGTCAGAGGCAGCATCTATTTGCCTGATACGTTCATCAGTGGTTTGTGGAGTGATTAAAAAAATAAATTTTAAATTAAATGTATCAAAAATAGCTTTGTATTCATCCTCATAAACTGCCAAGGGTAGGTCTGGAAGAATTAATCCATCAATCCCTATTTCTTGACATTTTTTACAGAAGGCTTCGACACCATATTGCAACACAGGATTAAAATATCCCATCATAATCAAAGGAATACTGACTGATTTTCTAATATCTTTTAATTGTTCAAAGACTAAATTAGTGGTCATTCCTTTTTTTAATGCCGCTGTAGAACTCTCTTGAATTGTAGGTCCATCTGCTAAAGGATCGCTAAAGGGTAATCCTATCTCTACCATATCAACACCATTAGCTTCTAAATCCTGAATGATTTTTACGGTATCGTTCAGTGATGGATACCCAGCTGTAAAATATATAGAAAGGAGTTTTTTATCCTCCTGCATTTTTTTGTTTATTCTGTTCATTTTAAAAGTACTAAGGATTAAGTGAACGTACCAAGTAAAAATAATAAATGATGCTATTTACTACCTGTTACTCGGTACGTGCTACTATTTTATAACTTAAAATATTTTATGTAATTATCTAAATCTTTATCGCCCCGACCCGATAAACTAATCACAACTACATCATCGGGCTTAAAGGTTTTGTGCTGAAAAATTGCTAAAGCATGGCTCGTTTCTATCGCAGGAATAATTCCTTCTAGTTGTGTTAATTCTAAGCCAGCCACCATGGCTTCATCATCAGTGGCAGAATAGAATTCTCCACGGCCAGATGTGTATAAGTGCGCATGCATAGGGCCAACACCAGGATAATCTAAACCAGCAGAAATAGAGTAGGGTTCTGTTATTTGTCCGTCGCCCGTTTGCATCAATAAAGTTTTACAGCCGTGAATTACCCCTTGCTTACCTAAAACTGAGGTAGCGGCGCTTTCACCAGTATCAATGCCTTTGCCTGCGGCTTCTACAGCAATAATTCCGACTTTTGGCTCATGTAAAAAATGATAATAGGTACCTGCAGCATTACTTCCACCACCAATACAAGCAATTACATAATCTGGATGTTCACGACCTTCTTTTTCTTTTAATTGCCATTTTATTTCTTCAGATATGACCGATTGAAAACGAGTCACCATATCTGGATAAGGGTGTGGACCAATGGCAGACCCAATGATGTAATGAGTGTCTACAGGGTTGTTGATCCAATCGCGAATAGCTTCATTCGTAGCATCCTTTAAAGTTCTACTTCCGGATAAGGCCGGCCGTACTTCAGCTCCTAACATTTTCATACGAGCTACATTGGGGGCTTGTCGTGCAATATCAATTTCACCCATGTACACTACA
The sequence above is drawn from the Cellulophaga sp. Hel_I_12 genome and encodes:
- a CDS encoding phosphoenolpyruvate carboxylase — protein: MKQLQRLEVFKKSVNNKFTVYNSLFLNLPYRNIENVGMAIPLMLDQCQKGLKSGKNPKEILELFFQNYVDIASEKQRIDFMFRIIQYVERQVVLYDSVEDAAFPKLYEHSTSLTIKDYFELVDKNKSWDKIAEKLSTFSARIVLTAHPTQFYTPAVLDIIAELRTLILDDKIDEIDVTLQQLGLTSLINSKKPTPLDEAKNIIYILRNVYYEAVGELYAYLKRNINNSEFENYNIMKLGFWPGGDRDGNPFVTADVTSDVADELRVTLMKCYYNDLKKLQQKLTFTELQEDINQLRSNLYTAMFNPEKHVGYKDIIMPLQHIRRILIEKYHELYLEDLDFFIDKVNIFKTHFATLDIRQDHSMHIRVITEVLKKHGLINVDLSELSKEALTDILLHQKISLSADDFDDEITKDTIKNIAQLKSIQEKNGEEGCNRYIISNSEDVFSVLFVFALFKWTGWKSDEITFDIVPLFETMIGMESAAHTMQQLFDMPAYRSHVAQRNTKQTIMLGFSDGTKDGGYLKANWSILKTKESLSKVCLNNGVKAIFFDGRGGPPARGGGKTHRFYASQTKEIANNEIQLTIQGQTITSTYGTKEQFIYNCEQLLTAGLSNDFFEEENIITPKERSLIEKLSDLSFEKYDDLKHHYKFMPYLENMSTLKYYTKANIGSRPGKRGNKAKLELSDLRAISFVGSWSQLKQNVPGYFGLGTAIKTLKDQGEIEAIKSLYKKVPYFRTLMSNSMMSLSKCYFELTSYMKDDKEYGAFWTILHNEYQLSKEMLLLISDMNILMEKEAISRESIKIRENIVLPLLVIQQYALQKIGEDSSFKELYEKIVTRSLYGNINASRNSA
- a CDS encoding uracil-DNA glycosylase family protein, with amino-acid sequence MFQHTHPYEPFLFKEATKLIVGTLPPPRFTTGILKEGDVNFCYGSKDGQLWPILDKIFNLKLAYETTDRAIVQRKKFLTEQKIAVCDIVSFAERSKIDASDLGMQNVVLRDVIAYLKIYKNVDTLLFTGGNSKNGPEYFFRRHIKDYHLKLSVISSDVPRIHSFELDDRIIKTVSLTAPSGAANRAVGGLEAYKIMRDKNPKINTIDFRVLQYAPFFKN
- a CDS encoding alpha-amylase, encoding MLNISVRNFFQRNIGYNRLMFVVLFVLFLSCSQDTSNEEQSIDSQGQDLSKYLTNRGVMMQAFYWDVEPRFEWWNTLAGKTENWSKIGVDKLWLPPVSKGQSGGFSMGYDPSDYFDLGEFNQHGTVKTRFGSKDDLLKLITSAHLNKIDVIADIVMGHNSGGGLEFNSYRNKQTFTLFNSLNGNASGLFNRSFEDFHPNSIHASDEQALFFAEQDLCHLQENVQNWFWKNDNSVAKYYKNTIGFDGWRFDYVKSFSPQFVKAWITEVGGWTVGEFFDGNADLVRQWVANSGAKAFDFPNLFQMRDAFEQNNLRILQTGDMLWKTNPDDAVTFVANHDTDRESIIPNNKKLLAYAFILTHPGYPCIFYADYENLAFKSKLEDLILINRTIAVGDLKVLYADSDEYIAERKGVGSNPGIVVYINRNTTEMSREIKTSWISKDLHDYTKNIKSGLSTNAEGSAKLKVPANGYAVWSIK
- the trpA gene encoding tryptophan synthase subunit alpha, whose protein sequence is MNRINKKMQEDKKLLSIYFTAGYPSLNDTVKIIQDLEANGVDMVEIGLPFSDPLADGPTIQESSTAALKKGMTTNLVFEQLKDIRKSVSIPLIMMGYFNPVLQYGVEAFCKKCQEIGIDGLILPDLPLAVYEDEYKAIFDTFNLKFIFLITPQTTDERIRQIDAASDAFIYMVSSASVTGSKAGFGDEQTKYFKRIAAMNLKNPQIVGFGIKDAATFNQATTYAKGAIIGSAFIKNLTENGVISISKFIKALK
- the trpB gene encoding tryptophan synthase subunit beta, encoding MNYNATEKGYYGEFGGAFIPEMLYPNVEELRQNYLQIMAEPDFKAEFDQLLKDYVGRPSPLYFAKRLSEKYNTKVYLKREDLNHTGAHKINNTIGQILMAKRLHKTRIIAETGAGQHGVATATVCALMGMKCVVYMGEIDIARQAPNVARMKMLGAEVRPALSGSRTLKDATNEAIRDWINNPVDTHYIIGSAIGPHPYPDMVTRFQSVISEEIKWQLKEKEGREHPDYVIACIGGGSNAAGTYYHFLHEPKVGIIAVEAAGKGIDTGESAATSVLGKQGVIHGCKTLLMQTGDGQITEPYSISAGLDYPGVGPMHAHLYTSGRGEFYSATDDEAMVAGLELTQLEGIIPAIETSHALAIFQHKTFKPDDVVVISLSGRGDKDLDNYIKYFKL